The sequence CGGCGGCCGTTCGAACGACAGGCTTTCGGGCACGCCTTCAATCCCCTCTTCGCGCAGCAGCCCACTCAAGGCCGTCCAGAAGGCGGTGTTCACCGCCCGCATGCCAGGGGCGTTGTACATCGGCAGGCTGGCGGTCATCGGCATGCTCTCAGCTTATAGAACCACCCGCTGACGGTGGAGCGTGACTTCTTGGAAAAGCGGCGGCCTTCTTCGGCAAGAGACGAGCCGTCCGCCCCTCCTCCACACCTCTGCACCAGCCCTCCCCTTCAACAGGGGCCCCAGTGACACGGCCGGGAGCCGCACGTCCAATGGCCCGTCACCGGCGTGGACGTTGCTCGCGGCCATGCCCCTGCGGAAGCGCATCGCCCACCGCGGAGCGCTTCTCGTCTGTGTGTGCGAAGGGCCCGCGCCGGAACGCTGCCGGGCCCGTGCCCTGCAAGCGTTTGAACGCGCGGCTGAACGCAGGAACGCTCTCGTACCCCACGCGGCCTGCGATGGTCTCCACCTTCTCGGTGGTGTCGCGAAGCAGCTCCGCGGCCCGCGCGATGCGCCAGCGCGCGAGGTACTGGAGCGGGGATTCGCCCACGAGCTCCGTGAAGCGCGCCGCGAACCCTGAGCGCGACATGCCCACGCGCCGCGCGAGCATGTCGACGGTCCAAGGCTCGGCGACGCGGGCGTGCATGAGGCTCAGCGTCTCGTAAACCCGTGGGTCGGCAACGGCGGCGATGGCGCCGCGCTGACATGGGCCATTCCCCACCGTCGAGCGGAGTGCGAGCACGAACAGCACGTCGGCAAGACGCTGAAGCACGATGTTCCCCGCCGGCCGGGGCGACGCGCTCTCGGCGAGAATGAATTGAACCGCAGCGGAGATCCATGGCCCCGAGGCAGGGTCGCTCGCCGACAAGACGACGAGCGGCGGCACGCCCTGAAGGAGCACAGGCCCGCGTCCGTCGCTCAGTTCGAAGAAGCCCGCGACAATGGCGGTGGCTGCGCCGTGCCCCCCGATGCGCCGGGGCACCCAGCTGAGAGAGTAAGGTCCGTCGCAGACCGGGAGCGGCTCGCTGTCAGCCGAATCGCGCAGCACGTGGGCCGTGCCGTGTGGGACGAACCCGGCCTCTCCAGACGATAGGACGTGCGCTCGCTCCCCCTCGACCTCGAGCCGTGCGCTGCCGTGCGCGACGAGGTAAAAGCTCGCGCGATTCCGGCGGGGAATGCGAAGCCCCCACGGCGCGCGCGCCTCGATGGGGCTGTAGAGTGCGTGCCGGATCAGCGAGGCGCCGAGCACGTCGGCGACCGCGTCTCCCCGTGGATCTCGAAGCTCCAACGGCGTTGGCTTTTCAGCTAACTGTTTTGGAGTTTTGCGCATGGAGCGTCCATAGCGCAGGCAGTATCCATAGACCAAGTCACACACGGGGCGTCTGCCTGGGCCGCTTGCCGGCCTCGCACAGTGCTCGTCGTGAAGGCCGTCACGATCGCAGGACGAAAGGAGAGTGGTCCCATGCTCAAGCCTATCCC is a genomic window of Stigmatella erecta containing:
- a CDS encoding AraC family transcriptional regulator, producing MRKTPKQLAEKPTPLELRDPRGDAVADVLGASLIRHALYSPIEARAPWGLRIPRRNRASFYLVAHGSARLEVEGERAHVLSSGEAGFVPHGTAHVLRDSADSEPLPVCDGPYSLSWVPRRIGGHGAATAIVAGFFELSDGRGPVLLQGVPPLVVLSASDPASGPWISAAVQFILAESASPRPAGNIVLQRLADVLFVLALRSTVGNGPCQRGAIAAVADPRVYETLSLMHARVAEPWTVDMLARRVGMSRSGFAARFTELVGESPLQYLARWRIARAAELLRDTTEKVETIAGRVGYESVPAFSRAFKRLQGTGPAAFRRGPFAHTDEKRSAVGDALPQGHGREQRPRR